Proteins from a single region of Cytophagaceae bacterium:
- a CDS encoding sodium/solute symporter (Members of the Solute:Sodium Symporter (SSS), TC 2.A.21 as described in tcdb.org, catalyze solute:Na+ symport. Known solutes for members of the family include sugars, amino acids, nucleosides, inositols, vitamins, urea or anions, depending on the system.) produces the protein MIQSFDFADWLVIGLYFAVLLGLAWWVVSQKANTSEDYFLAGRNMGWFVVGSSIFASNIGSEHVVGLAGSGAGGKIPLLIYELHAWIVVMMGWVFLPFYLRSRVFTMPEFLERRFDARSRWFLSVFSLLAYVLTKVSVTVYAGGIVIASLLHIDFWTGALATVILTGLYTILGGMKAVVYTETLQTIVLVIGAGTLTYFGLSAAGGWEATKAALPAGYLNMWRPATDPNFPWPSLVMTSTIVGTWYWCTDQYIIQRALAADGLKEGRRGAIFGGFLKLLPVFLFLIPGVVALALKNMGKLQWESADQAFATLLMNTMPSGLRGLVAAGLLAALMSSLASVFNSCSTLFTVDIYKKLRPEATEKNLIKIGRLATGFVVLVGILWIPIMQNISGVLYEYLQSVQSYIAPPIAAVFLLGIFFKRINSQGALATLVTGLIVMVLRLSLELGGKNLDPDSFLYIFGQTNFLTFGSLFFLFSVAVAVVVSLLTPAQTNEQLEGLTFSTIPPEQKAASEVSYNWVDIVTSIGVILIVIYVMISFAG, from the coding sequence ATGATACAATCATTTGATTTTGCAGACTGGCTCGTGATCGGGCTTTACTTCGCAGTTTTGTTGGGACTCGCCTGGTGGGTGGTTTCTCAAAAAGCCAATACTTCAGAGGACTACTTTCTTGCCGGCCGAAATATGGGTTGGTTTGTAGTAGGATCCTCAATATTTGCATCCAATATTGGATCGGAACACGTGGTGGGTTTAGCAGGCTCAGGGGCGGGAGGAAAGATACCCTTATTGATTTATGAGCTCCATGCCTGGATAGTAGTTATGATGGGATGGGTTTTTCTACCATTTTATCTCAGAAGCAGGGTTTTTACTATGCCTGAGTTTCTGGAAAGAAGATTTGATGCCCGAAGCCGCTGGTTTTTATCAGTTTTTTCTCTTTTAGCGTACGTATTAACAAAAGTTTCAGTAACGGTTTACGCCGGAGGTATTGTAATTGCCTCACTTTTGCACATTGATTTTTGGACAGGAGCCCTTGCGACAGTAATTCTAACCGGTCTATACACGATTTTGGGAGGAATGAAAGCCGTGGTTTATACGGAGACCCTACAGACAATAGTTTTGGTGATTGGTGCGGGTACTCTTACTTATTTTGGACTTAGTGCAGCTGGTGGCTGGGAAGCTACTAAAGCCGCATTACCGGCAGGTTACCTAAATATGTGGAGACCGGCAACAGATCCTAACTTTCCCTGGCCATCATTAGTAATGACCAGTACTATTGTTGGTACCTGGTATTGGTGTACCGACCAGTATATTATTCAGCGAGCACTTGCTGCCGATGGTTTAAAAGAGGGTAGAAGAGGGGCGATATTCGGTGGTTTTTTGAAACTTCTGCCTGTTTTCCTTTTCCTTATTCCTGGAGTGGTGGCTTTGGCACTTAAAAATATGGGAAAACTTCAATGGGAATCTGCTGACCAGGCTTTTGCTACTTTATTAATGAATACAATGCCTTCCGGATTACGTGGATTAGTGGCTGCTGGTCTGCTAGCAGCATTGATGAGCTCATTGGCATCTGTATTTAACTCTTGCTCAACTTTGTTTACAGTAGATATCTATAAAAAACTCAGACCAGAGGCTACTGAAAAGAATTTGATAAAAATTGGTAGGTTAGCAACCGGATTTGTTGTTTTGGTTGGTATTCTTTGGATACCTATTATGCAGAATATTTCCGGTGTACTTTACGAATACCTGCAATCGGTACAATCGTATATAGCTCCTCCGATCGCAGCTGTATTTTTATTGGGAATTTTCTTTAAAAGAATCAACTCACAGGGTGCTCTGGCTACATTAGTTACCGGTCTTATTGTGATGGTTTTAAGGCTTTCACTTGAGTTGGGAGGCAAAAATCTTGATCCAGATAGTTTCTTGTATATATTTGGTCAAACCAACTTCCTTACTTTTGGTTCATTGTTTTTCCTTTTCTCGGTGGCTGTTGCTGTTGTAGTTAGTTTACTTACACCTGCACAAACCAATGAGCAGCTTGAAGGATTGACATTTTCTACCATTCCTCCTGAACAAAAAGCTGCAAGTGAAGTCAGCTATAACTGGGTTGATATTGTTACCTCAATCGGTGTGATATTGATTGTGATTTATGTTATGATAAGTTTTGCAGGTTAA
- a CDS encoding sodium/sugar symporter yields MKLGLETLDYLIFLVYFVIVAVYGYWIYKHKGKQSADSKDFFLAEGSLTWWAIGASIIASNISAEQFIGMSGQAFQLGIAISVYELVGGLTLVLIAVYFLPMYINNGIFTMPQFLQVRYNKNLALIMAVFWLFLYVLVNLSSIIYLGALSLEKMTGFGFMTSALFLTVFAIIITLGGMKVIGYTDVIQVFFLVVGGLATTYLALSLLSDKVGTGAGVMEGLGLIRSKADSHLHMVFSPGQYQVHDGKGGFIDAYKQLPGLLMFIMGGMFVVNLNYFGCNQYMTQRALGADLKTARNGVLFAAFLKFLMPFIVVLPGLAAYVLFQENADAGIVNGISESGIVKPDNAYPVLLNILPTGLKGLAFAALTAAIVASLAGKANSISTIYILDIHQKYFNKTMSEKQTVRYGRIAIVISFMIALLISPLLKNFGQGFEYIQEYTGFISPGITAIFLFGFFWKKTTAKGATAAAVLSIPLSALLKFQWPDLPFLNRMGVVFWVCSLVLVVISLIESKGKDSETAFEVDKKWFNVTNEFKVGAVMLIGFFVLIYSIFW; encoded by the coding sequence ATGAAACTCGGTTTAGAAACACTGGATTATCTGATTTTTTTGGTGTATTTTGTGATTGTGGCTGTGTATGGCTACTGGATCTATAAGCACAAAGGCAAGCAGTCTGCCGATTCCAAAGACTTTTTTCTGGCCGAAGGGTCACTGACCTGGTGGGCGATCGGGGCGTCAATTATTGCTTCAAATATCTCTGCTGAGCAGTTTATCGGAATGAGCGGGCAGGCGTTTCAGTTGGGAATCGCGATATCGGTTTATGAGCTGGTGGGCGGTCTTACGCTGGTGCTGATTGCAGTGTATTTTCTACCGATGTATATCAACAACGGGATTTTTACGATGCCGCAGTTTTTGCAGGTACGTTATAACAAGAATCTGGCTTTGATAATGGCCGTTTTCTGGTTGTTTTTGTATGTATTGGTTAACCTTTCTTCGATTATTTACCTTGGTGCCTTGAGTCTGGAAAAGATGACGGGCTTTGGGTTTATGACCAGTGCTTTGTTTTTGACAGTTTTCGCTATCATTATTACTTTAGGCGGGATGAAGGTTATCGGTTATACTGATGTAATCCAGGTGTTTTTCCTTGTGGTAGGAGGTCTGGCAACTACTTATCTTGCTTTGAGCTTGCTTTCTGACAAAGTGGGAACCGGTGCCGGAGTGATGGAGGGGCTAGGCCTGATTAGATCCAAGGCCGACAGCCACCTGCACATGGTTTTTAGTCCGGGACAGTATCAGGTGCATGACGGCAAGGGTGGTTTTATCGATGCTTATAAGCAATTGCCAGGTTTGCTGATGTTTATAATGGGCGGAATGTTTGTGGTTAATCTTAACTATTTTGGATGTAACCAGTACATGACTCAGCGGGCTTTGGGTGCTGACTTGAAGACAGCCAGAAATGGGGTGCTTTTTGCTGCTTTTTTAAAGTTTTTGATGCCTTTTATAGTAGTTCTTCCGGGGTTGGCTGCCTATGTGTTGTTTCAGGAAAATGCCGATGCAGGTATTGTTAACGGAATTTCAGAAAGTGGGATTGTGAAACCTGACAATGCCTATCCGGTACTTTTGAATATATTGCCTACCGGCTTGAAAGGACTTGCCTTTGCGGCACTGACAGCTGCTATTGTGGCTTCTTTAGCAGGGAAAGCCAATAGTATATCGACCATCTATATTTTGGATATCCATCAGAAATATTTCAATAAAACGATGTCAGAAAAACAAACGGTGCGATACGGTCGTATTGCTATCGTGATTTCTTTTATGATTGCGTTGTTAATCAGTCCCTTGTTGAAAAACTTTGGTCAGGGTTTTGAGTATATTCAGGAATACACCGGGTTTATTAGTCCTGGTATCACCGCGATATTCTTGTTTGGATTTTTCTGGAAAAAAACTACGGCCAAGGGTGCAACTGCCGCTGCTGTATTGAGTATTCCGCTTTCGGCTTTGTTGAAATTCCAATGGCCAGATTTACCATTTCTAAACAGAATGGGTGTGGTGTTCTGGGTTTGTTCTTTAGTTTTGGTTGTTATCAGCCTGATTGAGTCAAAAGGAAAAGACAGCGAGACCGCTTTTGAGGTAGATAAGAAATGGTTTAATGTGACAAACGAGTTTAAGGTAGGTGCAGTGATGCTTATCGGATTTTTTGTTTTGATTTACAGTATTTTCTGGTAA
- a CDS encoding L-ribulose-5-phosphate 4-epimerase: MYKELKQECFEANMQLPKLGLVLFTFGNVSAVDREKGVFAIKPSGVPYEFLKPEDIVIMDYDAKVVEGTMRPSSDTKTHALLYKTWDDIGGITHTHSTYAVAWAQAGMDIPIMGTTHADHTHQDIPCAPVLSDKMIEGDYEYESGNQIFGVFAGKGLSYKEVEMVLLQNHGPFTWGKDAAKSVYNAAVLEEVARMAFLTLQINPNTPRIKDTLRMKHYERKHGKNAYYGQGC; the protein is encoded by the coding sequence ATGTATAAAGAACTCAAACAAGAATGCTTCGAAGCCAATATGCAGTTGCCAAAATTGGGGCTGGTATTGTTTACATTTGGAAATGTAAGTGCAGTTGACCGGGAAAAGGGGGTTTTTGCAATTAAGCCTAGTGGAGTGCCCTATGAGTTTCTGAAACCAGAGGATATTGTAATCATGGATTATGATGCCAAAGTGGTGGAGGGGACAATGAGGCCATCATCTGACACCAAAACCCATGCTTTGCTTTATAAAACCTGGGACGATATAGGCGGAATTACACATACGCACAGTACCTACGCAGTAGCATGGGCACAGGCAGGAATGGACATACCAATCATGGGCACCACTCATGCCGACCATACGCATCAGGATATTCCATGTGCACCAGTACTTTCAGATAAGATGATAGAGGGAGATTATGAATATGAGTCGGGAAATCAGATTTTCGGGGTATTTGCGGGAAAAGGTTTGTCGTATAAAGAGGTTGAAATGGTTTTGTTGCAAAATCATGGGCCTTTTACCTGGGGTAAAGATGCCGCAAAGAGCGTTTACAACGCAGCGGTATTAGAAGAAGTGGCCAGGATGGCTTTCCTGACTTTGCAGATTAATCCTAATACTCCCCGGATAAAAGATACGCTAAGGATGAAGCATTACGAGCGTAAGCATGGAAAGAATGCCTACTATGGGCAGGGGTGTTAA
- a CDS encoding four helix bundle protein has protein sequence MKSYRELLIWQKSILVVTNIYKLTRDFPKEELFGITSQMRRCAISIPSNIVEGFGRKSQGDFKRFLNISLGSTYELQTQIEISQNLEYLNTENYKYLMESCVELEKMMNSLVSKIKAKG, from the coding sequence ATTAAATCTTACCGTGAGCTACTTATTTGGCAAAAATCAATTCTGGTGGTTACCAATATTTATAAACTAACAAGAGATTTTCCGAAAGAAGAGCTATTTGGAATTACCTCTCAAATGCGAAGGTGTGCCATATCTATTCCTTCCAACATTGTTGAAGGATTCGGCAGGAAATCCCAGGGGGATTTTAAAAGGTTTTTGAATATATCATTAGGGTCAACTTATGAATTACAAACTCAAATAGAAATATCTCAAAACTTGGAATACCTAAATACTGAAAATTATAAATATCTAATGGAAAGCTGTGTTGAGTTAGAAAAAATGATGAATTCTTTAGTAAGTAAAATAAAAGCAAAGGGCTAA
- the araA gene encoding L-arabinose isomerase, translating into MIDLKNYEVWFITGSQHLYGEETLRKVDEHSKIIAEAFDASTSIPVKVVFKPVVKTPEEILTICNEANYSKSCIGIITWMHTFSPSKMWIKGLTALQKPLLHLHTQFNRDIPFDEIDMDFMNLNQSAHGDREHGFILTKMKINRKIVVGHWQDARVQAQIGIWSRVALGRNEMKNLKLARFGDNMRQVAVTEGNKVSAEEKFGLAVNTFAVGDLVKVINQISDAEIAALIKEYEASYEMMASLKSDGVMRSSLVEAARIELGIKAFLEDGDFGAYTNTFEDLHGMRQLPGIGSQRMMAAGYGYGGEGDWKTSAMVRVMKVMATGLEGGNSFMEDYTYHFDPANPMVLGSHMLEICPTIAAGKVNCEVHPLGIGGKEDPVRLVFNAGAGPALNVSLIDLGSKFRLLVNEVEAVEVTEKFPKLPTARALWKPQPSIEVGLQGWLMAGGAHHTVYSQNLTTEYLEDFAEMFDLELVVIDADTKIRDLRGQLRF; encoded by the coding sequence ATGATAGATTTAAAAAATTACGAAGTTTGGTTTATAACCGGAAGCCAACATTTATATGGAGAAGAAACACTTCGAAAAGTAGATGAACATTCAAAAATCATAGCCGAAGCTTTTGATGCTTCCACTTCAATCCCTGTCAAAGTGGTGTTTAAGCCGGTAGTTAAGACTCCGGAAGAGATTTTAACGATTTGCAATGAAGCCAACTATTCGAAAAGCTGTATTGGTATCATCACCTGGATGCACACTTTTTCACCATCAAAAATGTGGATCAAAGGTTTGACAGCCCTTCAAAAGCCTTTACTTCACCTGCATACCCAATTTAACAGAGATATTCCTTTTGACGAAATCGATATGGATTTCATGAACCTCAATCAGTCGGCACATGGCGACCGTGAGCATGGATTTATATTGACAAAAATGAAAATCAACCGCAAAATAGTGGTGGGTCACTGGCAAGATGCTCGCGTGCAGGCACAAATTGGCATTTGGTCACGAGTAGCATTGGGTAGAAATGAAATGAAAAACCTTAAACTGGCCCGTTTTGGTGACAATATGCGTCAGGTGGCTGTGACTGAGGGCAACAAGGTATCGGCTGAAGAAAAGTTTGGATTGGCTGTTAATACCTTTGCAGTAGGTGATTTGGTAAAAGTTATAAATCAGATTTCTGATGCAGAAATTGCCGCATTGATAAAAGAATATGAGGCTAGCTATGAAATGATGGCTTCACTGAAATCTGACGGAGTGATGAGATCTTCACTTGTCGAAGCTGCCCGTATTGAGCTCGGAATCAAAGCATTCCTTGAAGATGGGGATTTTGGAGCATATACCAATACTTTCGAGGACCTACATGGCATGAGACAATTACCGGGAATAGGTTCGCAGCGTATGATGGCTGCAGGTTATGGATATGGCGGTGAAGGTGACTGGAAAACCTCAGCTATGGTGAGAGTAATGAAAGTTATGGCGACAGGTTTGGAAGGTGGTAACTCTTTTATGGAAGATTACACCTATCATTTTGACCCGGCCAATCCGATGGTTCTGGGCTCACATATGCTGGAGATTTGTCCGACCATAGCTGCCGGAAAAGTGAATTGTGAGGTGCATCCGCTTGGGATAGGTGGTAAAGAAGATCCGGTAAGGTTGGTTTTCAATGCAGGAGCAGGTCCAGCTCTAAATGTGAGCTTGATTGATTTGGGAAGTAAATTCAGACTTTTGGTCAACGAAGTAGAGGCGGTAGAAGTAACCGAGAAGTTTCCTAAACTACCCACTGCCCGTGCACTCTGGAAACCGCAACCAAGTATTGAAGTAGGCTTACAGGGTTGGCTGATGGCAGGTGGAGCACACCATACCGTTTATAGCCAAAACCTTACAACCGAATATCTGGAAGATTTTGCTGAGATGTTTGATTTGGAATTGGTGGTGATTGATGCGGATACTAAGATTAGGGATTTGAGGGGGCAGTTGAGGTTTTGA
- a CDS encoding ribulokinase — translation MKYTIGLDYGTDSVRALVVDQNGKEVASHVHYYQRWKEGKYCKPAESQFRQHPLDYIEGLENSVIQALKVAGEDVSKNVVGISVDTTGSTPVAVDKAGTPLSLLPEFSENPNGMFILWKDHTANQEAEEINTLAHSWKIDYTKYVGGIYSSEWYWAKILRTIRVDEKVREAAFSWVEHCDWVSALLTGNTDPKTLKRSRCAAGHKAMWHEEFGGLPAEDFLVALDPLLAGIRDRLFSETYTSDQAMGTISKEWAQKLGLPENVTIGVGAFDAHMGGVGAEIEAYSLVRVMGTSTCDMLIAPNEEVSGKLVKGICGQVDGSIVPGMLGLEAGQSAFGDVYAWFQRLILGPVNDLISDESEKQKLADKLIPHLSEKAASLPLTENDPIALDWFNGRRTPDANHTLKGAISGLNLGSDAAVVFKALVEATAFGSKAIVDRFVYEGIPIKQVIAIGGVAKKSAFVMQTLSDVLNMPIKVVSSDQACALGAAMNSAVASGLYGTIKEAQDAMGSGFDVEYFPDKNKVVTYNILYKKYLAFGEYVEFGN, via the coding sequence ATGAAATATACCATTGGTCTGGATTACGGTACCGACTCAGTAAGAGCACTGGTAGTAGACCAAAACGGGAAAGAAGTAGCATCGCATGTTCATTATTATCAGCGATGGAAAGAAGGAAAATATTGTAAGCCTGCAGAATCGCAGTTTCGTCAGCATCCCTTAGATTACATTGAAGGGTTAGAGAACTCAGTAATTCAAGCTCTAAAAGTTGCCGGAGAAGATGTAAGTAAAAACGTAGTCGGTATCTCGGTCGATACCACGGGCTCTACACCGGTAGCTGTTGATAAAGCAGGGACCCCACTTTCTCTTTTGCCGGAATTTTCCGAGAACCCCAACGGAATGTTTATTCTTTGGAAAGATCATACTGCCAACCAGGAAGCAGAAGAAATCAACACCCTTGCTCATAGCTGGAAAATAGACTACACCAAGTATGTTGGAGGTATCTATTCTTCAGAATGGTATTGGGCAAAAATCCTCAGAACTATAAGGGTTGACGAAAAAGTAAGAGAAGCTGCATTTTCTTGGGTTGAGCATTGTGACTGGGTTTCGGCTCTTTTGACAGGTAATACAGATCCCAAAACTCTTAAAAGGAGTCGTTGTGCGGCAGGGCATAAAGCCATGTGGCACGAAGAATTCGGTGGCTTACCGGCGGAAGATTTCCTGGTTGCCCTTGATCCGCTTTTGGCGGGAATCAGAGACAGACTTTTCTCTGAAACCTATACTTCAGACCAGGCAATGGGTACTATTTCTAAAGAATGGGCTCAAAAACTTGGATTGCCAGAGAATGTAACCATCGGCGTGGGTGCTTTTGATGCCCACATGGGTGGTGTCGGTGCCGAAATCGAAGCTTATTCTTTGGTAAGGGTAATGGGTACTTCAACATGTGATATGCTTATCGCTCCTAATGAAGAGGTTTCAGGAAAACTCGTGAAAGGTATTTGCGGGCAGGTAGATGGCTCGATAGTTCCCGGAATGCTGGGTTTAGAAGCCGGTCAGTCGGCTTTTGGAGATGTGTATGCCTGGTTTCAGAGATTGATTTTGGGACCTGTAAATGATTTGATTTCTGATGAATCCGAAAAGCAAAAACTAGCTGATAAACTAATACCTCATTTGAGTGAAAAAGCAGCATCTCTTCCTTTAACCGAAAATGACCCGATAGCATTAGATTGGTTCAATGGTCGCCGTACTCCGGATGCTAACCATACTTTGAAAGGAGCGATTAGTGGATTGAATTTAGGAAGTGATGCAGCAGTAGTTTTTAAAGCACTTGTAGAGGCAACCGCTTTTGGCTCAAAAGCCATTGTAGATCGTTTTGTTTATGAAGGAATTCCAATCAAACAAGTGATTGCGATTGGTGGAGTGGCCAAAAAATCGGCTTTTGTAATGCAAACTTTGTCAGATGTTTTAAATATGCCCATCAAAGTGGTATCATCAGATCAGGCATGTGCATTGGGTGCGGCTATGAATTCGGCTGTGGCCAGTGGGCTTTATGGTACCATTAAAGAGGCACAGGATGCCATGGGTTCAGGTTTTGATGTCGAGTATTTTCCTGACAAAAATAAAGTTGTAACGTATAATATCCTATATAAAAAATATTTAGCTTTTGGTGAATATGTAGAATTTGGCAACTAA
- a CDS encoding alpha-L-arabinofuranosidase, with product MRKTFQILSGMIISLGVIAQAPPKIEIDATRPLVPIQSTMYGVFFEDINFAADGGLYAELIKNRSFEFEYPWMGWKHLPNAETRFSNTNELTIYNNSKVSPTNPKVVRVEKRDASQFIGIQNEGFDGVGLKSGAKYDFSAMVRSNKGYISIEVQLLNEKDQVIGTTIIDKIPMNWGKIEGVITSSETVQKGKVNILFLGQGQLDIDLISLFPQDTWKGRKGGLRKDLVQLLAEMKPGFVRFPGGCIVEGRTLAERYQWKKTVGKVEERELLINRWNKEFSHRSAPDYFQTFGLGFFEYFQLCEDIGAEPVPILSCGLACQFNSSEMQPLDEIDPYVQDAIDLISFANDPVSTKWGGLRAEMGHPEPFNLKMIGVGNEQWGEEYFERYEIIAAAIRAKYPDVKIISGTGPFAEGEMFEQAEKALTKLKPNLVDEHYYKPPKWFLENASRYDKYDRERYKIFAGEYAAHPKGTDQPESRNNWEGALAEAAFMTGLERNADVVYMCSYAPLFAHINKWQWNPDLIWFDNLKAFGTPSYYVQKLYANNPGSKTLPIQSGGENLAGENGIYANASLDEKSREVIVKIVNTSEKESIYELNIKGMPKKTSGKLWTLKANDLNGYNSLQNPQNIFPIESELTIEKGKLSARLEPNAFYVFRMRK from the coding sequence ATGAGAAAAACATTTCAGATATTATCGGGAATGATCATAAGCCTGGGCGTAATTGCTCAGGCCCCTCCCAAAATCGAAATTGATGCCACCAGGCCTTTGGTGCCCATTCAATCTACCATGTATGGTGTATTTTTTGAAGATATCAATTTTGCAGCCGATGGGGGCTTATATGCCGAATTGATTAAAAACCGGTCGTTTGAATTTGAATATCCATGGATGGGATGGAAGCATCTTCCTAATGCTGAAACTCGTTTCAGTAACACCAATGAATTAACCATTTACAACAATTCGAAAGTTTCTCCAACCAACCCCAAAGTAGTTAGGGTTGAAAAAAGAGATGCTTCACAGTTTATTGGGATTCAAAATGAAGGTTTTGACGGTGTAGGTCTGAAAAGTGGAGCAAAATATGATTTTTCGGCAATGGTGAGGTCCAACAAAGGATATATTTCAATTGAAGTCCAATTACTTAATGAAAAAGATCAGGTAATTGGCACTACGATTATCGATAAAATTCCGATGAATTGGGGGAAAATCGAAGGAGTTATCACTTCTTCAGAGACTGTTCAGAAGGGTAAAGTCAATATTTTGTTTTTAGGACAAGGACAGTTAGATATTGATTTAATTTCTCTTTTTCCTCAGGATACCTGGAAAGGAAGAAAAGGAGGTTTGAGAAAAGATTTGGTTCAATTACTCGCTGAGATGAAACCCGGATTTGTAAGGTTTCCCGGTGGATGTATAGTAGAAGGCCGAACCTTAGCCGAAAGATATCAATGGAAAAAAACGGTTGGAAAAGTGGAAGAACGGGAATTGCTCATCAATCGTTGGAACAAAGAATTCAGCCATCGTTCAGCCCCTGATTATTTCCAGACTTTTGGTTTGGGTTTCTTTGAGTATTTCCAGCTTTGTGAAGACATAGGTGCAGAACCTGTGCCAATTCTTTCATGTGGTTTAGCCTGTCAGTTTAATTCCTCAGAAATGCAGCCACTTGATGAGATTGACCCTTATGTGCAAGACGCCATCGATCTTATTTCATTTGCCAATGACCCCGTAAGTACGAAATGGGGCGGATTAAGGGCTGAAATGGGCCATCCTGAGCCTTTTAACCTAAAAATGATAGGAGTAGGAAATGAACAATGGGGAGAAGAATATTTTGAAAGATATGAAATAATTGCTGCTGCCATCAGGGCAAAATACCCCGATGTAAAAATCATTTCGGGGACCGGTCCTTTTGCCGAGGGGGAAATGTTTGAACAAGCCGAAAAAGCTCTTACGAAACTTAAGCCCAATCTCGTTGACGAACATTACTATAAGCCACCAAAATGGTTTTTAGAAAATGCTTCCCGCTATGATAAATATGACAGGGAGCGATATAAAATATTTGCCGGAGAATACGCCGCACATCCCAAAGGTACAGATCAGCCCGAAAGTCGCAATAATTGGGAGGGAGCATTGGCTGAGGCCGCATTTATGACCGGATTGGAAAGAAATGCGGATGTGGTTTACATGTGCTCTTATGCCCCACTTTTTGCACATATCAATAAATGGCAATGGAATCCTGACCTGATTTGGTTTGACAATCTCAAAGCTTTCGGAACTCCAAGTTATTATGTTCAAAAATTATATGCCAATAACCCGGGAAGTAAAACTTTACCGATTCAGTCAGGTGGAGAAAATCTTGCAGGGGAAAATGGAATTTATGCCAATGCATCATTGGATGAAAAATCCAGAGAAGTGATTGTTAAAATCGTTAATACATCCGAAAAAGAGAGTATTTATGAGCTAAATATCAAAGGGATGCCGAAGAAAACTTCAGGGAAGTTATGGACATTGAAAGCCAATGACCTTAACGGATATAATTCGCTCCAAAATCCACAAAATATTTTTCCTATTGAGTCAGAACTTACGATTGAAAAAGGAAAGTTAAGTGCCAGACTTGAACCGAATGCATTTTATGTATTTAGAATGAGGAAATAA